The following is a genomic window from Dermatophilaceae bacterium Soc4.6.
TGACGGCGTAGTAGACGAGCTTGGCGAGGATGTCGCTGGGGTCGTACTCGCTCTTCTCCAGGGCCTTGCCCACCCCACCTCGCTCGATGGCCCGGTCGAAGCCGACACGCGCCAGGATCGCCGCGACCGCCTTTGACAGGACCTTGGCGACGATGACGCCGATGATGAGGATGACCGCGAACAGGACCAGCTTCGGGACGAAGGTGGCAATGGCGGTCAAGGCACTGGTCAGTGCTTCTTGCATGAGGAACTCGCTTTCGATGGAGTGGCGGATCAACGCCTGAGGGGTGGGACGGTACGAGACCAGCCCTGTCCCTGGCTGGGCCTTGGGCCTAACGGCATAAGGGCATGACGATTCGACACAGGTCACGGTCATGACGGCGTAACTACGACCGGCCTTCGCCGGCTCGTCAGAGCCGGACGCAGTGCCGACGGGTGTCGGCGTGAGGCGGGGAGTGAAGCCGTGGGCTGGACTTCGGTGTGAAGGTTCTGGCGGGAGGTACCCGCCGGCGAGGGCGACCTCGCCGGCGGGTGCTCCGAGTGGCTGGTGCGTTTAGCGGATCTTGCCGCCACGGCCGGCGTAGAGGGAGACGCCGACGGCGGCGAGGACGACCTGGATGACAAGCTTGATCCAGTCGATCCCGTTGGTGTCGGCGACTCCAAGGAGTCGGGCGATAAAGGTGCCGATCAGGGCAGCGACGATGCCGATGATGATGGTGACGAGGATGCTGATGTGCTGCTTGCCTCGCACCAGGAGGCGGCCGAGGGCGCCGATGACAGCGCCGACGATGATGGCGCTAATGATGCCGGAGATCACGAGGTGACTCCTTTCGTGGTGAGAGCGGGAAGGCCCGGAGACAGACTTAAGCCGGTCACGCCCGCGCACCATCCCCTTTACCCGGGCCCGACGGTTGTCACGCCGGGGCCGGGGGAGAGGTTAGGTCAGCCCTTGAAGACGTCCCTGACGTTCTCGCCGGCCTTCTTGGCGTCGGCCTTGGTCTGGTCGGTCTGGCCCTCGGTCTCCAGGTGCTCGTTGTCGGTGACCTTGCCGGCGGCCTCCTTGGCCTTGCCCGTGAGGTCCTCGGCGGCGTTCTTGATCTTGTCTGCTGCGCTCATGACGGATGCTTCCTTTTCTGGTGCAGGTGTGTCTGATGGGTTGACGCTCGTGGGTGACCACGATGGTTTCGCGGGTCAGGTGACCCGGGCGAGCGCGTGGTCGCGGCGGGCAACGGTTAGGTTGACCTGGCAGACGAGGTCGTTGCGTTGCAGGACCTGACCGAGCTGGGCCGAGACCCGGTCGGCGGCGGCAGCCACGACTGCCAGGTCAGCCTGCTGCTCGACGGTCGCGTTGATCCGGGCGACGAGCTGGCCGCGTCCTTCCTGGATGCTGCCGCGGGCGGATCGGATCCCGGGGGTCTGCTCAAGGGACTCGGCCGCGGCTTTCGCGACGGGTCGAACTTCGGCCGTGAGGGTGCCCTGGCTGGTGGAGCCGGGCAGCTTCAGTTGGCTGACGCCACGGCTGGGGAGGTGAGCGAACAGCCACCGCAGCCCGAGCAGGATCAGGAGAACACCCGCAACCCCGACCGCCCACGGCCACCACCGCTGTCTCGTCAGATCAGAGACGCGCCCGCTGTGGAGTTGCGCGGGGACGGCGGGGAACCAGGTGGTCAGGGTTCCTTGCCACCACAGGGCGGCGGCTGCGCCGAGGGCGAGAAGGATGAGGCCGACAAGGAAAGCCGCGAGCCGGTTCGTGATGATGGTGGCGCGGCTCATCGCTGACCGCCCTGGGTGCGGACGGTGATGCGTAGCGGCTTCTGGAGTGCCGACAGGCGTTGGGCGACAGC
Proteins encoded in this region:
- a CDS encoding GlsB/YeaQ/YmgE family stress response membrane protein produces the protein MISGIISAIIVGAVIGALGRLLVRGKQHISILVTIIIGIVAALIGTFIARLLGVADTNGIDWIKLVIQVVLAAVGVSLYAGRGGKIR
- a CDS encoding CsbD family protein; translated protein: MSAADKIKNAAEDLTGKAKEAAGKVTDNEHLETEGQTDQTKADAKKAGENVRDVFKG